A genome region from Pseudomonas helmanticensis includes the following:
- a CDS encoding phage regulatory CII family protein, translated as MSRTDLLPDAGPVLPLRQAIYRAGRDYKGGITALAFEMVLDNDTLQKKLKLDEERRWLNPDELEEVIRLTADPRLLDALMRPASAVWYRPVPVPATRDALKAVGKLLGETGEFVAKMHDGAADNVWELHEVVDLEKHGMDVIREVLGIMAGARQAMEDRING; from the coding sequence ATGAGTCGCACAGATCTTTTGCCGGACGCTGGTCCGGTCCTGCCACTACGCCAAGCGATTTATCGCGCTGGTCGTGACTACAAGGGCGGAATCACCGCCCTTGCCTTTGAAATGGTGTTGGACAACGACACCCTCCAGAAGAAACTCAAGCTCGATGAAGAACGCCGCTGGCTGAATCCAGATGAGCTTGAGGAAGTGATCAGGCTGACCGCTGATCCACGCTTGCTGGACGCATTGATGCGTCCAGCAAGTGCGGTTTGGTACCGGCCCGTGCCCGTACCGGCAACCCGTGATGCCTTGAAAGCGGTTGGTAAGCTACTCGGAGAAACCGGTGAATTCGTGGCCAAGATGCACGACGGCGCGGCGGACAACGTCTGGGAGCTTCATGAAGTCGTGGATCTCGAAAAGCACGGAATGGATGTGATACGCGAAGTCCTTGGAATCATGGCGGGCGCTCGTCAGGCGATGGAGGATCGCATCAATGGCTGA
- the dusA gene encoding tRNA dihydrouridine(20/20a) synthase DusA encodes MNFEKAEAPVNSSPIRSEPSRRFSVAPMMDWTDRHCRFFLRLLSKNALLYTEMVTTGALLNGDHERFLRHNEAEHPLALQLGGSVPLDLAACARMAQEHGYDEVNLNVGCPSDRVQNNMIGACLMGHPQLVADCVKAMQDAVSIPVTVKHRIGINGRDSYAELCDFVGTVRDAGCTSFTVHARIAILEGLSPKENRDIPPLRYDVAAQLKADFPELEIVLNGGIKTMEACHEHLQTFDGVMLGREAYHNPYVLAEVDQQLFGSSAPVISRAEALAQLRPYIAEHLLAGGAMHHITRHVLGLGTGFPGARKFRQLLSVDIHKAKDPLALLDQAAELLEGR; translated from the coding sequence ATGAATTTCGAAAAAGCTGAAGCGCCCGTAAACAGTAGCCCTATCCGTTCCGAGCCGTCTCGCCGCTTCAGTGTGGCGCCGATGATGGATTGGACCGACCGCCATTGCCGTTTCTTCCTACGCCTCCTATCGAAGAACGCCCTCCTCTACACCGAAATGGTCACCACCGGCGCGCTACTCAACGGCGATCACGAACGCTTCCTTCGTCACAACGAAGCCGAGCACCCTCTCGCGCTGCAGTTAGGCGGTAGCGTTCCGCTCGATCTGGCCGCCTGCGCACGCATGGCCCAGGAGCATGGCTACGACGAAGTGAACTTGAACGTCGGCTGCCCAAGCGATCGTGTGCAGAACAACATGATCGGCGCGTGCCTGATGGGTCACCCGCAACTGGTGGCGGATTGTGTGAAGGCAATGCAAGACGCGGTGTCGATTCCGGTGACGGTGAAGCATCGCATCGGCATCAACGGTCGGGACAGTTACGCGGAGCTGTGTGATTTCGTCGGCACCGTGCGCGATGCCGGGTGCACCAGTTTCACCGTGCATGCGCGGATTGCGATTCTGGAGGGGTTGTCGCCGAAGGAGAATCGTGACATTCCGCCGTTGCGCTATGACGTGGCGGCGCAGCTGAAGGCGGATTTTCCGGAGTTGGAGATTGTGCTGAACGGCGGGATCAAGACGATGGAGGCTTGTCATGAGCATTTGCAGACGTTCGACGGTGTGATGTTGGGGCGTGAGGCTTATCACAATCCGTATGTGCTGGCGGAGGTGGATCAGCAGTTGTTTGGCAGTTCGGCGCCGGTGATCAGTCGGGCTGAGGCGTTGGCGCAGTTGCGTCCTTATATAGCCGAGCATTTGTTGGCCGGAGGTGCGATGCATCACATCACGCGCCATGTGCTGGGCTTGGGCACGGGGTTCCCGGGGGCGCGGAAATTCCGTCAACTGTTGTCGGTGGATATTCACAAGGCAAAGGATCCGCTGGCGTTGCTGGATCAGGCGGCTGAGTTGCTTGAAGGTCGTTGA
- a CDS encoding site-specific integrase produces the protein MGTITSRKRKDNSTAYTAQIRINRDGRTVYQESQTFDRKQVAQAWIKRRETELAEPGAIERANRKGVTIRKMIEQYLDEYEKIRPLGKTKNATLNAIKDTWLGDLDDSALTSQKLVEFAQWRMGKEGGGVQAQTVGNDLSHLGAVLSVARPAWGYEVDPLAMPDARKVLRKLGMVSKSKERNRRPTLEELDKLMAHFFEMQERRKAQIDMPKVIAFALFSTRRQEEITRIRWDDLDDSRQAVLVRDMKNPGQKIGNDVWCHLPDEAWAILQSMPKVEREIFPYNAKSVSASFTRACPMLGIEDLHFHDLRHEGVSRLFEMDWDIPRVSSVSGHRDWNSLRRYTHMRGRGDIYKSWAYLERVLSGKRKARVPISSLTVDSHDQV, from the coding sequence ATGGGCACGATCACATCACGCAAGCGCAAGGACAATTCGACTGCCTACACGGCGCAGATACGGATCAATCGAGACGGGCGCACAGTTTATCAGGAAAGCCAAACCTTCGACCGCAAGCAGGTTGCCCAGGCCTGGATCAAACGGCGGGAGACGGAGCTGGCCGAGCCTGGTGCGATTGAGCGCGCTAACCGTAAGGGTGTGACGATCAGGAAGATGATCGAGCAGTACCTGGACGAGTACGAAAAGATCCGGCCGTTGGGTAAGACAAAGAACGCCACACTCAATGCGATCAAAGATACCTGGTTGGGCGACCTTGATGACTCGGCACTGACCAGCCAGAAGCTGGTGGAGTTTGCGCAGTGGCGTATGGGTAAGGAAGGCGGCGGCGTCCAGGCGCAGACGGTTGGCAATGATCTCTCGCACCTAGGCGCAGTGCTATCCGTGGCGAGACCAGCATGGGGCTACGAAGTGGATCCGCTGGCCATGCCTGACGCACGCAAGGTCTTGCGCAAACTAGGTATGGTGAGCAAGAGCAAAGAGCGTAACCGCCGGCCGACGCTCGAGGAGTTGGACAAGCTCATGGCGCATTTCTTCGAAATGCAGGAGCGCCGCAAGGCTCAGATCGACATGCCGAAGGTGATCGCTTTCGCGCTCTTTTCGACACGTCGGCAGGAAGAAATTACAAGGATTCGCTGGGATGATCTCGACGATTCGCGACAGGCTGTACTGGTGCGCGATATGAAGAATCCCGGTCAGAAGATCGGCAATGACGTGTGGTGTCATCTACCGGATGAGGCTTGGGCAATTCTGCAGAGCATGCCCAAGGTCGAACGAGAGATCTTTCCCTACAACGCAAAGTCGGTCTCCGCCTCTTTCACCAGGGCGTGCCCTATGCTCGGCATTGAGGATCTGCATTTCCATGATTTGCGGCATGAAGGGGTGAGCCGGCTGTTTGAAATGGACTGGGATATTCCGAGGGTGTCAAGCGTGTCTGGCCATCGAGATTGGAACTCACTTCGTCGCTACACGCATATGAGAGGTCGCGGGGACATATATAAAAGCTGGGCATATCTTGAGCGAGTCCTGTCGGGCAAGAGGAAGGCAAGAGTTCCCATCTCCTCCCTCACGGTCGATAGTCATGATCAAGTATAA
- a CDS encoding sce7726 family protein, with product MGLKGKHEMLSTKDAAKIFSSKGINDVAHGDFDFVLKVANAFGDALGDVFSVEDVFQECYRRLKSSYKFEYYIKNIIAEKILLGRYSMNTATLLNEFRVGESKADSVILNGISTCYEIKSEYDSLNRLELQLSSYLKIFDKVNVVTTEAHLGKVEKIAPESVGILRLGKNDVLTPIRPALLSSEPMDVDILMASLRRNEYLSLVYELCGQIPASTNTGIYDECRTLLRTVDSSKLRPAFCRIVKKSRKIDKGYVECLPKSLLVAGIEYRVPVANKAQLLQNLKIHFSKEALCTTPYSRRSVTN from the coding sequence ATGGGTCTGAAAGGTAAGCATGAGATGTTGAGTACCAAGGACGCTGCGAAAATTTTCAGCAGCAAAGGTATAAATGATGTTGCTCATGGCGACTTTGATTTTGTATTAAAGGTTGCAAACGCATTTGGTGATGCTTTGGGGGACGTTTTCAGTGTTGAAGACGTATTTCAAGAGTGCTATCGGCGGCTAAAAAGTAGCTATAAGTTTGAGTACTACATAAAGAATATAATCGCCGAGAAAATTTTACTTGGGCGGTACTCCATGAATACGGCAACTCTCTTAAATGAGTTTCGTGTTGGAGAAAGTAAGGCTGATAGTGTGATTCTAAATGGCATTAGCACCTGTTATGAGATTAAGTCTGAGTACGACAGCCTTAATCGGCTAGAGCTTCAGTTATCTTCTTACTTGAAAATATTTGACAAGGTTAACGTTGTCACTACAGAAGCCCACCTTGGCAAGGTTGAGAAGATCGCTCCTGAATCTGTAGGGATATTGCGTTTAGGTAAAAATGATGTATTGACTCCGATTAGACCTGCATTACTTTCTTCAGAGCCCATGGATGTAGATATTCTCATGGCCTCATTGCGGCGTAATGAGTATCTTTCGTTGGTCTATGAGTTGTGTGGGCAGATTCCCGCCTCAACAAATACGGGGATTTATGATGAATGCCGCACGCTCTTGCGTACCGTGGATTCCTCTAAGTTGAGACCGGCATTTTGCCGCATCGTCAAAAAGTCGCGCAAAATCGACAAGGGTTATGTCGAATGTTTGCCAAAAAGTTTATTGGTTGCGGGTATCGAGTATCGCGTTCCGGTCGCCAATAAGGCTCAGTTGCTGCAGAACTTGAAAATACATTTCAGTAAGGAAGCTCTATGTACTACCCCATACTCAAGGCGAAGCGTCACGAACTGA
- a CDS encoding winged helix-turn-helix domain-containing protein, translated as MMLSGNLATRSPRPTNDEPGVLTLGRTRCVAEHFSALVAKHVHTDMALEASSYTSSYQLNEYCGSYRAIFLVIDNPQALEDNLALVQNLRSGNLKPIICAVITGRGAFNKIKYYLAGADACIKLNTLADDGADLLSEFFSSEEWQRDTNLTLDPTRICLMDTSKKLDISFAEMKILEAFAQTSNHILSHDEIASIMGLNSNFYDPRALEKSISRLRGKIKDMYGTNAIQSIRGYGYRLLRGLISTA; from the coding sequence ATGATGCTCTCAGGGAACTTAGCGACTAGAAGCCCGCGCCCGACAAATGACGAACCTGGTGTTCTCACTCTGGGTCGTACCCGTTGCGTGGCTGAACATTTTAGTGCGCTGGTCGCCAAGCATGTGCACACCGATATGGCACTTGAGGCTAGTTCCTACACTAGTTCTTATCAGCTAAATGAATATTGCGGCTCTTATCGGGCCATCTTCCTGGTCATCGACAATCCACAGGCGCTTGAAGACAATCTGGCGCTGGTGCAGAACCTGCGCTCGGGTAATTTGAAACCGATCATTTGCGCGGTCATCACCGGTCGCGGCGCCTTCAACAAGATCAAATATTATCTTGCCGGCGCGGACGCTTGTATCAAGCTCAATACCCTTGCCGACGATGGCGCCGACTTGCTCAGCGAATTCTTCAGCAGTGAAGAGTGGCAGCGCGATACCAATCTCACGCTTGATCCGACGCGGATCTGCCTGATGGACACCAGCAAGAAACTCGACATCTCGTTCGCCGAGATGAAGATCCTGGAAGCCTTTGCGCAAACCAGCAACCACATTCTCAGCCATGATGAAATCGCCAGCATCATGGGCCTGAACAGCAATTTCTACGACCCTCGAGCGCTGGAAAAATCGATCAGCCGCTTGCGTGGAAAAATCAAGGACATGTATGGTACAAACGCGATTCAGAGCATTCGCGGCTATGGCTATCGCCTGCTGCGGGGTCTGATATCGACTGCCTGA
- a CDS encoding TraR/DksA C4-type zinc finger protein yields MADDIDRANEQAQYLLDVAIHRSRRVPSSRPSAQFCDDCDEPIPLLRQQKVEGCETCVSCQELREARR; encoded by the coding sequence ATGGCTGATGATATCGACCGCGCAAACGAGCAGGCGCAATACCTGCTTGATGTTGCTATTCATCGCAGTCGCCGCGTGCCATCGAGCCGCCCTAGCGCGCAGTTCTGTGACGACTGCGACGAACCAATCCCGTTGCTTCGACAGCAGAAGGTTGAAGGTTGCGAGACCTGCGTCTCTTGTCAGGAGTTGCGGGAGGCCCGGCGATGA
- a CDS encoding LexA family protein codes for MNQGIEKVIGDRIAQRMQELGLSEGELGRRSGVPQPTIHRIVTNAVASPRHENIEKISRALKVSSNWLWKGGEHKDPIIDQGAPSANETNVEPGPAIKGYVPLISWVQAGAWCEIEDVRTLDDAELWLPCAASHSSQSYALRVRGLSMFNQHERRSFRDGDIIFVDPAKDAENGSLVIAKLLDSQEATFKQLVMEGSRRFLKPLNPAWPEPIIELGPDAIICGVVFSKLEIF; via the coding sequence TTGAATCAAGGCATAGAAAAAGTGATCGGAGACCGCATCGCCCAACGCATGCAGGAATTGGGGCTGTCAGAAGGCGAACTCGGCCGACGCTCCGGTGTTCCGCAACCGACAATTCATAGAATTGTGACGAACGCGGTAGCCAGTCCACGCCATGAAAATATCGAAAAGATCAGCAGAGCCTTGAAGGTCAGTAGCAACTGGCTTTGGAAGGGAGGCGAACACAAAGACCCGATTATTGATCAGGGCGCTCCATCTGCGAATGAAACTAACGTCGAACCTGGGCCAGCAATTAAAGGCTACGTCCCTCTAATTTCATGGGTTCAAGCCGGCGCATGGTGTGAGATTGAGGACGTTAGAACCCTTGATGATGCAGAGTTATGGCTGCCATGCGCCGCTTCCCACAGCAGCCAAAGCTATGCCCTTCGAGTACGCGGACTTTCCATGTTCAATCAACATGAACGGAGGTCCTTCCGAGACGGAGACATCATTTTTGTTGATCCCGCGAAAGATGCGGAAAATGGTTCTCTCGTGATTGCAAAACTCTTGGATAGCCAAGAAGCAACATTCAAGCAGTTAGTCATGGAGGGCAGCCGCCGGTTTCTAAAACCGTTGAATCCAGCATGGCCGGAGCCAATCATTGAGTTAGGGCCCGACGCCATAATTTGCGGCGTAGTATTCTCGAAGCTCGAAATTTTCTAA
- a CDS encoding undecaprenyl-diphosphate phosphatase, with product MDFWTLFQVLILGAVEGLTEFLPISSTGHQIIVADLLDFGGERAMAFNIIIQLGAILAVVWEFRPKIFDIVKGLPTQRNAQRFTLNLLIAFLPAVVLGVLFADKIHQYLFNPITVAVALVVGGVIMLWAEQRNHVISVEHVDDMRWSHALKIGFVQCLAMIPGTSRSGSTIIGGLLFGLSRKAATEFSFFLAMPTMVGAAVYSGYKYRDLFQPNDLPVFALGFVTAFIFAMIAVRGLLKFIANHSYAAFAWYRIGFGLLILATWVFGWVNWTAAAAA from the coding sequence ATGGATTTCTGGACCCTTTTCCAGGTGTTGATATTAGGTGCGGTAGAAGGTCTGACTGAATTCCTGCCAATCTCAAGTACCGGCCACCAAATCATCGTAGCCGACTTGCTCGATTTCGGCGGCGAACGCGCCATGGCGTTCAACATCATTATTCAACTGGGTGCCATTCTTGCCGTCGTCTGGGAGTTTCGACCGAAGATCTTCGATATCGTCAAAGGCCTGCCCACCCAACGCAACGCACAACGCTTCACCCTCAATCTGCTGATTGCGTTTCTGCCAGCCGTGGTACTCGGCGTACTGTTTGCTGACAAAATCCACCAATACCTGTTCAACCCGATCACCGTCGCCGTGGCATTGGTGGTGGGCGGCGTCATCATGTTGTGGGCCGAACAGCGCAATCACGTGATCAGCGTCGAGCACGTCGACGACATGCGCTGGTCTCACGCACTGAAGATAGGTTTCGTACAATGCCTGGCGATGATTCCGGGCACCTCGCGCTCCGGCTCGACCATCATCGGCGGTCTGCTCTTCGGCCTGTCGCGCAAAGCCGCTACTGAGTTCTCGTTCTTCCTCGCCATGCCGACCATGGTCGGCGCCGCCGTCTACTCCGGCTACAAATACCGCGACCTGTTCCAGCCCAACGACCTGCCAGTCTTCGCCTTAGGCTTCGTCACCGCATTCATCTTCGCGATGATCGCCGTGCGTGGGCTGCTGAAGTTTATCGCCAACCACAGCTACGCCGCGTTCGCGTGGTATCGGATCGGCTTTGGTTTGTTGATTCTGGCGACGTGGGTATTTGGCTGGGTCAATTGGACCGCAGCAGCGGCCGCCTGA
- a CDS encoding pyocin activator PrtN family protein, with protein MSHTLDQLRKQFTTPCPTLSAVREQYFAHIRTDRYLLAEIKAGRIALVVTRLHCSTRAKPVVYLHNLAEYLDAQATKVAA; from the coding sequence GTGAGCCATACCCTTGATCAACTACGTAAACAGTTCACCACCCCGTGCCCAACGTTGTCGGCAGTACGCGAGCAGTACTTCGCACACATCCGTACCGACCGTTACTTGCTAGCTGAGATTAAGGCCGGGCGCATAGCCTTGGTAGTAACGCGCCTGCACTGTTCTACACGTGCAAAGCCGGTGGTGTACTTGCATAACCTGGCCGAGTATCTCGACGCCCAAGCAACGAAGGTAGCGGCTTGA
- a CDS encoding DUF2388 domain-containing protein, with product MSVARCFVVPTGCLLFMPAFTFSAFKRFTLLALFSFTCDVYAHCDGFCMGRTDTPWEVTQFSGFTLVSLILAPISSSQETTDSHKRVYSVEEQEDARLYLASDGMLQAAYFTSALQRFRQESPDSALNDLAIAALISSQ from the coding sequence ATGAGCGTTGCCCGTTGTTTTGTTGTACCGACAGGATGTCTTTTGTTTATGCCCGCGTTTACTTTTTCTGCTTTCAAGCGTTTCACCCTCCTCGCCTTGTTCAGCTTCACTTGCGACGTTTATGCGCACTGCGATGGCTTTTGCATGGGCCGTACCGATACGCCGTGGGAGGTGACGCAGTTTTCCGGCTTCACTTTGGTGTCTTTAATCCTCGCACCTATTTCGTCTAGCCAGGAAACGACCGACAGTCACAAGCGTGTTTACTCTGTTGAAGAACAGGAAGACGCGCGACTCTATCTGGCCAGCGACGGCATGCTGCAGGCCGCGTATTTCACGTCGGCCTTGCAGCGCTTTCGCCAGGAGTCGCCGGATTCGGCGCTAAACGATCTGGCCATTGCGGCGTTGATCAGCAGCCAGTGA
- a CDS encoding sce7725 family protein has product MYYPILKAKRHELNTLFDLAPILPAAKYRPVIEPVNAKYKPLIATIEQLHSNSVSPLVVINPSQGNFAKNTSAGLFGQLQADPKSANKFVPCIKVKDAADSAALSLLASYPNAAIYLENDISVGSLSILNSASCVLLNQQKVDDSIVDQLNNVVVYSDSFAKKKRNADYTSKSFYSGLHVSYKKKSNVSGFGDFTIMGEEYLDSGGPAYVVAIHVSYIDNAAPNSMHVHHYCSTVDDKLPTNAGSKYKEALVKMFTFIAANPTVYDNTLGLGEFRASHSVMHFPGLGLVKEMSMKHHIESLCNYI; this is encoded by the coding sequence ATGTACTACCCCATACTCAAGGCGAAGCGTCACGAACTGAACACTTTATTCGATCTCGCTCCGATTTTGCCTGCAGCGAAATACAGGCCCGTAATTGAGCCAGTGAATGCGAAGTATAAACCACTTATCGCAACCATTGAGCAATTACACAGTAACTCTGTATCACCTCTTGTAGTGATCAATCCATCGCAGGGGAATTTTGCAAAGAATACCTCTGCTGGCCTTTTTGGTCAGCTGCAGGCGGATCCTAAGTCTGCAAACAAATTTGTTCCCTGTATTAAAGTAAAGGATGCTGCGGATAGTGCAGCACTAAGTTTGCTCGCGTCCTATCCTAATGCCGCCATATACCTAGAGAACGATATCAGTGTCGGCTCTTTAAGTATTTTGAATAGTGCATCTTGTGTGTTGCTTAATCAGCAAAAGGTTGATGACAGTATCGTTGATCAACTGAATAACGTAGTAGTGTATTCGGACAGTTTTGCGAAAAAGAAGCGCAACGCCGACTATACGTCGAAATCCTTTTACTCTGGATTGCATGTTTCTTATAAGAAAAAAAGCAATGTATCTGGATTTGGCGACTTTACTATAATGGGTGAAGAGTATTTAGATTCAGGCGGCCCGGCGTATGTCGTGGCTATACACGTGTCATATATTGATAATGCTGCTCCGAATTCAATGCACGTACATCATTACTGTTCGACGGTTGATGATAAGCTTCCTACGAACGCCGGCAGTAAGTACAAAGAAGCGTTGGTAAAAATGTTTACATTCATCGCTGCCAATCCAACGGTGTATGACAATACATTAGGATTGGGCGAGTTTCGTGCGTCTCATTCTGTGATGCATTTTCCGGGACTGGGGTTGGTCAAGGAAATGTCTATGAAGCATCACATCGAAAGCCTTTGTAATTATATTTAA
- a CDS encoding deoxynucleotide monophosphate kinase: MKPLLIGLAGVARSGKDTAAQHLVNHHGFQSYAFADPLRDGLMNILNLSPCDFEGEQKERVLPWLGRSPRYLMQTLGTEWGRDKVHPELWLLLASQNLDLMARTYDTARGFVVSDLRFENEASFIRQRGGIVIHIQRTAADAVAPHRSEGGIWGTEGDWFLPNDGTIEALQINLNEIVDTLHTRAAVV, encoded by the coding sequence ATGAAGCCTCTATTAATAGGCCTCGCTGGCGTTGCTCGTTCTGGCAAAGACACAGCCGCGCAGCATCTGGTCAACCATCATGGGTTCCAGTCCTACGCATTCGCCGACCCGCTCCGTGACGGCTTGATGAATATCCTCAACTTGAGTCCGTGCGATTTCGAAGGAGAGCAAAAGGAACGAGTTCTACCGTGGCTGGGTCGCTCTCCACGCTACCTGATGCAGACACTCGGCACCGAGTGGGGCCGTGACAAAGTGCACCCCGAGTTATGGCTGCTACTGGCTTCGCAAAATCTCGACCTAATGGCCCGTACCTACGACACCGCTCGCGGCTTCGTAGTCAGCGACCTGCGATTCGAGAATGAAGCGTCATTCATCCGCCAGCGCGGCGGAATTGTGATCCATATCCAGCGCACCGCAGCAGATGCCGTGGCGCCGCATCGTAGCGAAGGCGGCATCTGGGGTACCGAGGGCGACTGGTTCCTACCGAATGACGGGACCATTGAAGCCCTTCAAATCAATCTCAACGAGATTGTGGACACGCTACACACACGCGCAGCAGTCGTCTGA
- a CDS encoding pyocin activator PrtN family protein: MNTLFLLMAQYSGQAVIPIEVVCRDYLHLTVEKFKLKRLSGDIDIPLMRLGTKSQKAALGIHLNDLAIYIDRQRELATTEQNKLMNRS; the protein is encoded by the coding sequence ATGAACACACTTTTTCTTCTGATGGCTCAATACAGCGGACAGGCTGTAATCCCGATTGAGGTAGTCTGTCGAGACTACCTGCATCTTACCGTGGAGAAGTTTAAGCTCAAGAGACTGAGTGGCGATATTGATATCCCGCTAATGCGCCTGGGCACTAAATCCCAGAAGGCAGCGCTCGGAATCCACTTAAACGACTTGGCAATTTATATCGATCGACAGCGTGAACTGGCCACTACGGAACAGAATAAACTAATGAACCGCAGTTAG